A window of Flavobacterium flavigenum contains these coding sequences:
- a CDS encoding DUF4286 family protein gives MIIYNITTNIHESVHDQWLNWMQEKHIPEILATNKFSSARIVKVLVEEEMGGVTYSVQYTTDSKDTLEKYYLEDQPKFDREALELFADKMLSFRTELQVISEHYDFDFKS, from the coding sequence ATGATTATTTACAACATTACCACCAATATACACGAAAGTGTTCATGACCAATGGTTAAATTGGATGCAGGAAAAACATATTCCGGAAATTCTGGCTACAAATAAATTTTCTTCAGCAAGAATTGTAAAAGTTCTGGTTGAAGAAGAAATGGGCGGAGTTACTTATTCTGTACAATACACAACAGACAGTAAGGATACTTTAGAGAAATACTATCTTGAGGATCAGCCAAAATTTGACAGGGAAGCTTTAGAATTGTTTGCGGATAAGATGCTTTCTTTCAGAACAGAATTACAGGTTATTTCAGAACATTACGATTTCGACTTTAAGTCTTAA
- a CDS encoding YdeI/OmpD-associated family protein, producing the protein MKPTFFATPEQFRFWLENHHQTETELLVGFYKVNTKKPSMSWSESVDQALCFGWIDGIRKTIDEESYSIRFTPRKKSSIWSVINIKKVEQLTKAGLMTEAGKKAFELKSEERSGIYSHEREAYILDPELEKLFKANKPAWDFFEKQAPSYKRVVIHLIMSAKQQKTRLSRLEKAITASAERKRIL; encoded by the coding sequence ATGAAACCAACTTTCTTCGCAACTCCTGAGCAATTCCGATTTTGGCTCGAAAACCATCATCAAACTGAAACCGAATTGTTAGTTGGTTTTTATAAAGTGAATACTAAAAAACCATCCATGTCCTGGTCAGAATCTGTAGATCAGGCTCTTTGTTTTGGCTGGATCGACGGCATCCGGAAAACTATCGACGAAGAAAGTTATTCGATTCGGTTTACACCAAGAAAAAAATCGAGTATCTGGAGTGTTATCAATATTAAAAAAGTCGAACAGCTCACAAAAGCCGGATTAATGACCGAAGCAGGGAAAAAAGCTTTCGAATTAAAATCTGAAGAAAGATCCGGAATTTATTCACATGAAAGAGAAGCTTATATTCTCGACCCTGAATTAGAAAAACTGTTCAAAGCCAATAAACCTGCCTGGGATTTCTTTGAAAAACAAGCTCCATCTTACAAAAGAGTAGTCATTCATTTAATTATGAGTGCCAAACAGCAAAAAACCAGACTTTCGAGACTTGAAAAGGCGATAACGGCAAGTGCAGAGCGCAAACGAATTTTATAA
- a CDS encoding Na+/H+ antiporter NhaA — protein sequence MTIFFLLIGLELEREIYHGELSSIKKISKIAIQIASLLSGIFGFIYLKYILAQKKT from the coding sequence ATGACAATATTTTTTTTACTGATTGGATTAGAACTGGAGCGAGAAATATACCATGGTGAATTATCCAGCATAAAAAAAATTTCAAAAATAGCCATTCAGATTGCATCACTGCTTTCAGGGATTTTTGGATTTATTTATTTGAAATACATTTTAGCACAAAAAAAGACTTAG
- the proC gene encoding pyrroline-5-carboxylate reductase, translated as MKVHIIGGGNLGVSVAVGIAKFSKNNQVTVTRRNTASIQYLTELGITVSSDNKHNIQEADVVILTVKPYQVDTVLAEILPVISGKTIASAVSGLSLEMLQSKTNNEFSVVRIMPNIAAQFGESATCISFPEKDKEKALPIVDLFHDLGTAPVIDEKLMDAATVLGACGTAYALRYIRASMQAGIEIGFDSQTALAIAAQTAKGAAKMLLEEKVHPEQLIDRVTTPQGCTIVGLNEMEHNGFSSSLIKGIKTSLKQIKGLLK; from the coding sequence ATGAAAGTACATATTATTGGAGGAGGAAACCTTGGGGTTTCTGTTGCCGTTGGGATTGCCAAATTTTCTAAAAACAATCAGGTTACTGTTACCAGAAGAAATACTGCGAGTATTCAGTATTTAACAGAATTAGGAATTACAGTTTCATCTGATAATAAGCATAATATTCAGGAAGCCGATGTGGTTATCCTGACTGTAAAACCCTATCAGGTAGATACTGTTCTGGCAGAGATTTTACCTGTAATTTCAGGAAAAACTATCGCATCTGCAGTAAGTGGTTTGTCTTTGGAAATGCTTCAGTCAAAAACGAATAATGAATTTTCGGTAGTGAGAATCATGCCGAATATAGCAGCTCAGTTTGGTGAATCAGCGACTTGTATTTCATTTCCTGAAAAAGATAAGGAAAAAGCTTTACCAATTGTAGATTTGTTTCACGACTTAGGAACTGCTCCCGTAATTGATGAGAAACTAATGGACGCAGCGACTGTTTTAGGCGCCTGTGGAACAGCTTATGCCCTAAGATATATCCGTGCTTCAATGCAGGCCGGAATCGAAATTGGATTTGATTCTCAGACAGCTTTGGCCATTGCTGCACAAACTGCAAAAGGAGCCGCAAAAATGTTATTAGAGGAAAAAGTTCATCCGGAACAATTAATCGACCGTGTTACTACGCCTCAGGGCTGTACAATTGTAGGTCTTAATGAAATGGAACACAATGGTTTCAGTTCGTCTTTGATCAAAGGAATCAAAACTTCTTTGAAACAGATTAAAGGGCTTTTAAAATAA
- the rsmA gene encoding 16S rRNA (adenine(1518)-N(6)/adenine(1519)-N(6))-dimethyltransferase RsmA, with translation MEKVKAKKHLGQHFLKDESIAKAIADTLSLKGYDEVLEIGPGMGVLTKYLLEKDVTTQVIEIDTESVAYLDANYPKLKDKIISEDFLKYNINQVYENKQFAIIGNFPYNISTQIVFRTLEFRDQIPEFSGMFQKEVAERICEKKGSKAYGILSVLAQAFYDTEYLFTVDENVFIPPPKVKSGVMKMTRKEDYSLPCGEKLFFTVVKTAFQQRRKTLRNSLKTLNLSDNLREDTIFDLRPEQLSVDEFIVLTQKIEADGVQS, from the coding sequence ATGGAAAAAGTAAAAGCCAAAAAACATTTAGGACAGCACTTCCTTAAAGACGAAAGCATCGCAAAAGCAATTGCGGATACTTTGAGCTTAAAAGGATATGATGAGGTTTTAGAAATAGGACCAGGGATGGGTGTGCTTACTAAATATTTACTTGAGAAGGATGTAACCACACAAGTAATTGAGATTGATACTGAATCTGTTGCATATCTCGACGCCAACTATCCAAAATTAAAAGATAAAATCATTTCAGAAGACTTTCTGAAATACAACATAAACCAGGTTTACGAAAATAAGCAGTTCGCTATTATTGGTAATTTCCCTTATAACATTTCTACTCAGATTGTTTTTAGAACATTAGAGTTCAGAGATCAGATTCCGGAGTTTTCCGGCATGTTTCAAAAGGAAGTAGCAGAGCGAATCTGCGAGAAAAAAGGCTCAAAAGCTTACGGAATCTTATCCGTTTTAGCACAGGCTTTCTATGATACTGAGTATTTGTTTACTGTTGACGAAAATGTTTTTATTCCTCCGCCCAAGGTGAAATCGGGTGTGATGAAAATGACCCGAAAGGAAGATTACAGCCTTCCTTGTGGTGAAAAGTTGTTCTTTACTGTAGTGAAAACAGCTTTCCAGCAAAGACGAAAAACATTACGTAACAGTTTGAAAACATTAAATTTATCAGATAATTTGCGGGAAGATACTATCTTTGATCTTCGACCAGAGCAACTTAGCGTTGATGAGTTTATTGTTTTGACTCAAAAAATAGAAGCCGATGGAGTTCAAAGTTAG
- the lgt gene encoding prolipoprotein diacylglyceryl transferase: protein MSGVLNWNVDPVIVWITDSFPLKYYGALFACGLLLGFYIVRNIYKNENLSLDNLDSLLIYVIVGTVLGARLGHCFFYEPDYFFKYPIEILLPIQKIKGVYQFVGYQGLASHGGSIGVITAMILYCRKYKVQFLGLLDKMAVAVPVTGAFIRMGNFMNSEIYGKPTNGNWGVVFQRDDLIPRHPTQLYEAFSYLLIFGILFYMYKVEKIRSRQGLIFGSFLTLLFSARFIIEFFKENQESFEKNMLINMGQILSIPFILIGLVLIFWKSKEKENIKFS from the coding sequence ATGAGTGGAGTATTAAATTGGAATGTAGATCCGGTTATTGTTTGGATCACAGATAGTTTTCCTTTAAAATATTATGGAGCACTTTTTGCCTGCGGACTTCTTTTGGGGTTTTACATCGTTAGAAATATCTATAAAAATGAAAATCTTTCCTTAGATAATCTTGACAGTTTACTTATTTATGTAATTGTTGGAACCGTTTTAGGGGCAAGACTGGGACATTGCTTCTTTTATGAACCTGATTATTTCTTCAAATATCCCATAGAAATTCTTTTACCAATTCAAAAAATAAAGGGAGTTTATCAATTTGTGGGATATCAGGGCCTGGCAAGTCACGGAGGTTCAATTGGTGTTATTACGGCGATGATTTTATACTGTCGAAAATACAAAGTACAATTTTTAGGACTTTTAGATAAAATGGCAGTTGCAGTTCCTGTAACAGGCGCTTTTATTAGAATGGGCAATTTTATGAACTCAGAAATCTATGGAAAACCAACTAATGGAAACTGGGGCGTAGTTTTTCAAAGAGATGATTTGATTCCGAGGCATCCAACACAATTGTATGAGGCATTTTCGTATTTATTAATTTTTGGAATTTTGTTTTATATGTACAAAGTCGAAAAAATTAGGAGCAGACAGGGATTAATCTTTGGAAGTTTCTTAACTTTATTATTCTCAGCTCGTTTTATCATTGAGTTTTTCAAAGAAAATCAAGAATCTTTCGAGAAAAATATGCTGATTAATATGGGCCAGATTTTAAGTATTCCATTTATTTTGATTGGTTTGGTCCTGATATTCTGGAAATCAAAAGAAAAAGAAAATATCAAATTTTCATAA
- the mgtE gene encoding magnesium transporter — MEFKVSKELIQQLEEHIVNKNDNELEVLLNDLHHADIAEILDELDFDDATYIFKVLDSDKTAEILLELEDDLRENILSRLSPKEIAEELDELETNDAADIIAELSQEIKAEVISELIDVEHAKDIVDLLRYDENSAGGLMGKELVKVNENWNVLTCVKEMRIQAENVSRVHSIYVVDDENRLKGRLSLKDLLTSSTKTQIGDVYIRKLNFVNVDTEDVEVARIMQKYDLEAIPVVDELGRLVGRITIDDIVDVIKDEADKDYQLAAGITQDVESNDSVLELTKARLPWLLIGMVIEIVASFVLKGNEQTFQKYSTLIIFVPLLSATAGNIGVQASAIVVQGLANGTLKDFSRGYFSKEISVSMISGSIISLLLLGYHSIMYQQYLVGLAISISMIVVILFAATLGTLVPLFLHKNKIDPAIATGPFITTTNDVFGIMLYFGVAKLILGF; from the coding sequence ATGGAGTTCAAAGTTAGCAAAGAGTTAATCCAGCAATTAGAAGAGCATATTGTAAATAAAAACGACAATGAACTTGAAGTTTTATTGAACGATTTGCACCATGCCGATATCGCAGAAATCCTGGATGAACTGGATTTTGACGATGCAACCTATATTTTTAAGGTTTTAGATAGTGATAAAACCGCCGAGATTCTTCTTGAACTAGAAGATGACCTGCGAGAGAATATCTTAAGCCGACTTTCACCAAAAGAAATCGCCGAAGAGCTTGATGAGCTGGAAACGAATGATGCGGCAGATATTATTGCCGAACTTTCACAGGAAATTAAAGCTGAGGTAATCTCGGAATTAATTGACGTCGAGCACGCAAAAGACATTGTTGATTTGTTGCGTTATGACGAAAATTCTGCGGGAGGTCTGATGGGTAAAGAGCTCGTAAAAGTAAATGAAAACTGGAACGTGCTGACCTGCGTCAAGGAAATGCGTATTCAGGCCGAAAACGTATCCAGGGTACATTCGATTTATGTGGTTGATGATGAAAACCGCTTAAAAGGAAGATTGTCCCTGAAAGATTTACTGACTTCTTCAACCAAAACCCAAATTGGAGATGTGTATATCCGAAAACTGAATTTTGTAAACGTAGATACCGAAGATGTTGAGGTAGCCCGTATCATGCAAAAATATGATTTGGAAGCTATTCCGGTTGTAGATGAGCTTGGACGTTTAGTGGGAAGAATTACAATTGATGATATCGTAGACGTAATCAAAGACGAAGCGGATAAAGATTATCAATTGGCAGCAGGTATTACCCAGGACGTTGAATCAAATGACAGTGTTTTAGAATTGACAAAAGCCCGTTTGCCATGGCTTTTAATTGGTATGGTAATCGAAATCGTGGCTTCTTTTGTTTTGAAGGGAAATGAACAGACATTTCAAAAATATTCGACTTTAATCATTTTTGTTCCTTTACTTTCTGCAACGGCAGGAAATATTGGTGTTCAGGCATCAGCAATTGTGGTTCAGGGTTTGGCAAATGGTACTTTGAAAGATTTTAGCAGAGGATATTTTAGTAAAGAAATCTCAGTTTCAATGATATCCGGAAGTATTATTTCATTGCTTTTACTGGGGTATCATTCAATTATGTACCAACAGTATTTAGTTGGACTGGCCATTTCGATTTCTATGATCGTGGTAATATTATTTGCTGCAACATTAGGAACCCTTGTACCGCTTTTTTTGCATAAAAATAAAATAGATCCTGCTATCGCGACAGGACCATTTATTACCACAACCAACGATGTCTTTGGAATTATGCTCTATTTTGGAGTAGCCAAATTGATTCTGGGTTTTTAA
- a CDS encoding DMP19 family protein has protein sequence MEEFGRIIVSETAINAGNPQDIINSNISVINLMREEGVDDEFIHEDALLSYYLDYYTSKYTEGNFAKFVYDSRWNKELNELIEEGLALIGAEKHLELFQAQAKRVKLLSSVKIGKFLNGKFEGVNPTRDLLNNNAFFEFDENLTELNANFLKSHPDFEVLSVDDMFAVLEEFTGHEIKRS, from the coding sequence ATGGAAGAATTCGGCAGAATAATAGTTTCAGAAACGGCAATTAACGCTGGTAATCCGCAGGATATAATTAATTCTAATATTTCGGTAATCAATTTAATGCGCGAAGAAGGTGTTGATGACGAGTTTATTCATGAAGATGCGTTGCTAAGTTATTACCTGGATTATTACACTTCAAAATATACGGAAGGGAACTTTGCTAAATTTGTATATGATTCCCGCTGGAATAAAGAACTGAATGAACTTATCGAAGAAGGTCTTGCGCTTATTGGAGCCGAAAAACATTTAGAATTATTTCAGGCACAGGCAAAAAGGGTTAAATTACTGAGCAGTGTGAAAATCGGTAAATTCTTGAACGGTAAGTTTGAAGGGGTTAATCCAACAAGGGATTTGCTCAATAACAATGCATTTTTCGAATTTGATGAAAACCTAACTGAACTCAATGCAAATTTCTTAAAAAGCCATCCGGATTTTGAAGTTCTTTCTGTAGACGATATGTTTGCTGTGCTGGAAGAATTTACAGGACATGAGATTAAGCGTTCTTAA
- a CDS encoding patatin-like phospholipase family protein: MKYSYSTIFLIVWFFSFRLGFSQNKISLFSEINYNSIPSVSLNEYKSVQERDKKFQNPNIALGVAISGGGSRAQFFSMGVLLGLEEIKEENSQRNFLNEIDYFSTVSGGCYSAGYYLTILKNKLYQGHQSFNEFYFSKAGAYKDYVNKSASILSLLNNSKNEKGDKISMSQQLDLEVLQYDCTNPDNPDKCKTQMLLSDFFVPKESSKAPYLPMMVANGTAYNNGERIAFMPHVIRGLNINSSLAPNKATVCLDENEVNDGYEFPLTYGITASSAFPGVLPKTKFGIKGQNKILCIIDGGASDNTGYKTLLELLHSDSKVNDKNKKALFIDCLGQGKKEPYITDEKIKLISLLETTSLYTVQTRYMTFDRDIENAFERYKIPVSNYEIIGFTTLRDHLLKMKKDESYQKIMAELKNADDDYSNWLKFYEKFKQDLINQFGELSFTRDKDGEIILATLTHNKFNELTAANILILYEFASHVETKLKITPEEREMLLLSGRLATFLKAKELKNLLTENK, from the coding sequence ATGAAATACTCATATTCCACGATTTTCCTGATTGTATGGTTTTTTAGCTTTCGGTTAGGTTTTTCTCAAAATAAAATCAGTCTTTTTTCAGAGATTAATTACAATTCGATTCCGTCTGTTTCTTTAAATGAGTATAAATCGGTTCAGGAACGTGATAAAAAGTTTCAAAATCCCAACATTGCTTTAGGAGTTGCGATTTCCGGCGGAGGTTCAAGGGCACAATTTTTTAGTATGGGTGTGCTTTTAGGATTAGAAGAAATTAAAGAAGAGAATTCTCAACGTAATTTTTTAAACGAAATCGATTATTTCTCAACGGTTTCAGGTGGTTGTTATTCGGCGGGTTATTATTTAACGATCCTGAAAAATAAACTGTATCAGGGGCACCAGTCTTTTAATGAATTTTATTTTTCCAAAGCCGGTGCTTACAAGGATTATGTAAATAAATCGGCTAGTATTTTATCCCTGCTCAACAATAGCAAAAACGAAAAAGGCGATAAAATATCCATGAGCCAGCAACTGGATCTCGAGGTTTTGCAATATGACTGCACAAATCCTGACAATCCTGATAAATGCAAAACCCAGATGCTTTTGTCTGATTTTTTTGTTCCGAAAGAAAGCAGCAAAGCCCCTTATTTACCAATGATGGTTGCCAACGGAACAGCCTATAATAACGGAGAACGGATTGCATTTATGCCTCATGTTATAAGAGGACTCAATATAAATTCGTCCCTGGCTCCAAATAAAGCTACGGTTTGCTTAGACGAAAATGAGGTAAACGATGGTTACGAGTTTCCGCTTACTTATGGAATAACGGCGAGTTCTGCTTTTCCGGGCGTGCTTCCAAAAACGAAATTCGGCATCAAAGGACAGAATAAGATTTTGTGTATTATTGATGGAGGTGCTTCAGATAATACGGGGTATAAAACATTACTGGAACTCCTTCATAGTGATAGTAAGGTAAATGATAAAAACAAAAAAGCACTATTTATTGATTGCCTGGGGCAGGGAAAAAAAGAGCCTTACATAACTGACGAAAAAATCAAGTTGATTTCATTGCTCGAAACAACTTCTTTATATACGGTTCAGACCCGATATATGACTTTTGACAGGGATATTGAAAATGCTTTTGAGAGATATAAAATACCTGTTTCAAATTATGAAATAATTGGTTTTACCACTCTCCGAGACCATTTGCTGAAAATGAAAAAAGATGAATCATATCAAAAAATTATGGCTGAACTAAAAAATGCTGATGATGATTACAGTAATTGGCTGAAATTTTATGAAAAGTTCAAACAGGATTTAATAAATCAATTCGGTGAACTCAGTTTTACACGAGACAAAGACGGCGAAATAATCCTGGCCACACTTACTCATAACAAGTTTAACGAATTGACGGCAGCCAACATTCTGATCTTATATGAATTTGCTTCCCATGTTGAAACCAAACTAAAAATAACACCGGAAGAAAGAGAAATGCTCTTGTTGTCCGGACGTCTTGCCACTTTTTTGAAAGCCAAAGAATTGAAAAATTTGCTGACTGAAAATAAGTAG
- the serS gene encoding serine--tRNA ligase produces MLQIAFIRENQEKVIRALAKRNIDAKSVVEEVVQLDENRRAAQVELDNTLSESNKLSKDIGELMKAGEKAKAAILKEKTVSLKEKSKELGEKAEALAAELTNKLYTLPNLPADIVPEGKTPDDNLNVFEEGDIPVLHEGAQPHWELVKKYDIIDFELGVKITGAGFPVYKGKGARLQRALINYFLDKNTAAGYNEVQVPHLVNEASGYGTGQLPDKEGQMYHATVDDLYLIPTAEVPVTNLFRDVILNESDLPILHTAYTPCFRREAGSYGAHVRGLNRLHQFDKVEIVRVEHPDKSYEALDGMVEHVKNILQELKLPYRILRLCGGDMGFTSALTYDFEVFSTAQDRWLEISSVSNFETFQANRLKLRFKDKDGKNQLAHTLNGSSLALPRVLAGILENYQTPEGIVIPEVLRPYCGFDIIN; encoded by the coding sequence ATGTTACAAATCGCATTTATTAGAGAAAATCAGGAGAAAGTAATCAGGGCTTTAGCAAAACGAAATATCGATGCTAAAAGCGTTGTGGAAGAAGTGGTGCAACTAGACGAAAACCGTCGTGCTGCTCAGGTAGAATTAGACAACACTTTATCTGAATCTAATAAATTGTCCAAAGACATAGGCGAGTTAATGAAAGCCGGTGAGAAAGCCAAAGCGGCAATCTTAAAAGAAAAAACGGTTTCATTAAAAGAAAAAAGCAAAGAACTGGGCGAAAAAGCAGAAGCTTTAGCAGCTGAACTGACCAATAAATTATACACTTTGCCAAATCTTCCGGCTGATATCGTTCCTGAAGGAAAAACGCCGGATGACAATTTGAATGTTTTTGAAGAAGGAGATATTCCGGTTTTACATGAAGGTGCACAGCCACACTGGGAACTGGTAAAAAAATATGATATCATCGATTTTGAATTGGGTGTAAAAATTACCGGAGCAGGTTTTCCCGTTTACAAAGGAAAAGGTGCCCGTTTACAGCGTGCCCTGATCAATTATTTTTTAGATAAAAATACGGCTGCAGGTTACAACGAAGTTCAGGTGCCGCATTTAGTAAACGAAGCCTCTGGTTACGGAACAGGACAGTTACCGGATAAAGAAGGGCAGATGTACCATGCAACTGTTGACGATTTATATTTGATTCCGACTGCTGAGGTTCCGGTTACGAATTTGTTCCGTGATGTAATCTTAAACGAAAGTGATCTTCCAATTCTTCACACGGCTTATACACCATGTTTCCGTCGTGAAGCAGGTTCATACGGAGCACACGTACGAGGATTAAACCGTTTACACCAATTTGATAAGGTAGAGATCGTACGTGTTGAACATCCTGATAAATCTTATGAAGCTCTTGACGGAATGGTTGAGCACGTAAAAAACATTTTGCAGGAATTGAAATTACCATACAGAATTCTGCGTCTTTGTGGAGGCGATATGGGTTTCACTTCAGCATTGACATATGATTTTGAAGTGTTTTCAACGGCTCAGGACCGTTGGTTAGAAATTAGTTCTGTTTCTAATTTCGAAACCTTTCAGGCAAACCGCCTGAAATTGCGTTTCAAAGACAAAGACGGAAAAAACCAGCTGGCTCACACACTTAACGGAAGTTCATTGGCTTTGCCAAGAGTACTGGCCGGAATTTTAGAAAATTACCAAACACCGGAAGGAATTGTAATACCTGAGGTTTTAAGGCCATACTGCGGATTTGATATTATAAATTAA
- a CDS encoding tetratricopeptide repeat protein translates to MNKIFFYIVLLCSGFAFAQNEQLAQYYYDKGDFEKAKISYEQLLNASPSNTQYFLRTVESYQQLQQFANAEKMIQERYNRYKQGVFLVELGYNFQLQKNESKAKNYYDQAIEKIKTNSNDVYGVGNSFEKKVLLEYALKAYQTAMQVQPNYNFNFQIGMLYGQLGKTDLMIDLLLTESFKNPQNTNLIQTQLSRFMNGETDNTAFKDAMRKALILKTQQDQDVFWNHYLSWFYVQQKEFGKAFIQEKAIYKREPESLMSIVNLSQFALNEDDTETAAEILNFILQNTKDQDLLIRTNASLMQIKIDKAVETDYPAITTELEHLLTTYGVSPFTLSLQIIQAHFLAFNLKKTEEGKAVIKKALELNLNEYQKADAKMELGDILLLEEKFNQALIYYSQIQLDLKNDVMSHEASLKAAKTSYFKTDFEWALKQFKELKSANTQLIANDALEYFLLINDNTVADSTQTALKQFAKGDFLLYQNKKQEAIVQFQNILKSFKGQEIEAVTMLRLGKIYESLKDYNSALSQYHQVIDHHSDGIYVDEALFFAAEIYNDELKETEKAKPLYEKVIFNHQDSIYFVDARKKYRELRGDKNL, encoded by the coding sequence ATGAATAAAATATTCTTTTATATCGTTTTATTATGTTCTGGTTTTGCTTTTGCTCAAAATGAGCAGCTCGCTCAGTATTATTACGATAAAGGCGATTTCGAAAAAGCAAAAATCAGTTATGAACAGCTTTTAAATGCTTCACCATCTAATACACAGTATTTTTTAAGAACAGTTGAATCGTATCAGCAATTGCAGCAATTTGCTAATGCTGAAAAAATGATTCAGGAGCGGTATAATCGTTACAAACAAGGTGTTTTTTTAGTAGAATTGGGGTATAATTTTCAATTGCAGAAAAACGAATCAAAAGCCAAAAATTACTACGACCAGGCGATTGAAAAAATCAAAACGAATTCTAATGATGTTTATGGAGTCGGCAATTCTTTCGAGAAAAAAGTTTTATTGGAGTATGCTTTAAAAGCCTATCAAACTGCAATGCAGGTACAGCCGAATTACAATTTTAATTTTCAGATTGGAATGTTGTACGGTCAGCTGGGAAAAACAGATCTGATGATTGATCTTTTGTTGACTGAATCTTTTAAAAATCCACAGAATACGAATCTGATTCAGACACAATTATCGCGTTTCATGAACGGTGAAACTGATAATACTGCTTTTAAGGATGCGATGCGGAAAGCTTTAATCCTGAAAACACAACAAGATCAGGATGTATTCTGGAATCATTATCTGAGCTGGTTTTATGTGCAGCAAAAAGAATTCGGAAAAGCTTTTATTCAGGAAAAGGCGATTTACAAACGTGAGCCGGAATCTTTAATGAGCATTGTAAATTTAAGTCAGTTTGCACTAAATGAAGATGATACTGAAACAGCGGCAGAAATTTTAAATTTTATTCTGCAGAATACAAAAGATCAGGATTTGCTGATCCGTACGAATGCGAGTCTGATGCAGATTAAAATTGATAAAGCAGTTGAAACAGATTACCCAGCCATCACTACAGAGTTAGAACATTTGCTTACAACTTATGGCGTAAGTCCTTTTACCTTATCTTTGCAAATAATTCAGGCGCATTTTCTGGCTTTCAATCTAAAAAAGACTGAAGAAGGCAAGGCAGTCATAAAAAAAGCTTTAGAACTCAATTTAAATGAATATCAGAAAGCCGATGCGAAAATGGAACTGGGAGATATTTTGCTTTTGGAAGAAAAGTTTAATCAGGCACTGATTTACTATTCGCAAATTCAGCTGGATTTAAAAAATGATGTCATGTCGCACGAAGCAAGTTTAAAAGCAGCCAAAACAAGTTATTTTAAAACTGATTTTGAGTGGGCTTTAAAACAATTTAAAGAATTGAAATCGGCCAATACACAATTAATCGCCAATGATGCCCTGGAATATTTTTTACTGATCAATGACAACACAGTTGCCGATTCGACACAAACTGCTTTGAAGCAATTTGCAAAGGGTGATTTTCTACTTTATCAGAATAAAAAACAGGAAGCAATTGTACAGTTTCAAAACATTCTGAAATCGTTTAAAGGCCAGGAAATCGAAGCTGTAACAATGTTGCGTTTAGGGAAAATCTATGAAAGTCTGAAAGATTATAATTCGGCTTTAAGCCAATACCACCAAGTGATTGACCATCATAGCGATGGAATTTATGTAGACGAAGCACTGTTCTTTGCTGCAGAAATTTACAACGATGAACTGAAAGAAACAGAAAAGGCAAAACCTTTGTATGAGAAGGTAATTTTTAATCATCAGGACAGTATTTACTTTGTTGATGCGAGGAAAAAATACCGTGAGTTAAGAGGGGACAAAAATTTATAA
- a CDS encoding TlpA family protein disulfide reductase: MKKTILILTSLLVLNAFSQQKRLWAKSVINQKAPKLTVEKWLSDKPEIKGKFVLIDFWATWCGPCKRAIPELNRFKTEFQNDLVVIGISDETKEIVNSLTTPKIEYFSAIDTGRTMYDSLEIQGIPHCILIDPDGIVRWEGYPILTGFELTSEVITDIITRYKK, encoded by the coding sequence ATGAAAAAAACGATACTAATATTAACCAGTTTATTGGTCTTAAACGCTTTTTCACAACAAAAAAGACTTTGGGCAAAATCAGTAATCAATCAAAAAGCACCTAAACTGACTGTTGAAAAATGGCTTTCGGACAAACCAGAAATAAAAGGAAAATTTGTACTAATCGATTTCTGGGCAACATGGTGCGGCCCGTGTAAAAGAGCCATTCCTGAATTAAACCGTTTTAAAACAGAATTTCAAAATGATTTGGTCGTTATTGGCATCAGTGACGAAACAAAAGAAATTGTAAACAGCCTTACCACTCCCAAAATTGAATATTTTAGTGCCATTGACACAGGACGAACTATGTATGATTCTCTGGAAATACAGGGTATTCCGCATTGTATTTTGATCGATCCGGACGGAATTGTCCGTTGGGAAGGTTATCCAATACTAACCGGTTTTGAATTAACTTCAGAAGTAATAACAGATATTATTACCCGATATAAAAAATGA